The Pricia mediterranea genome includes a window with the following:
- a CDS encoding nuclear transport factor 2 family protein produces MRIIFTLLLLSLQTALLAQTNTEVYLLDVNMVDRKTELVDPRNISNSEGYDNQPSFYDGQTLLFSSTRNGQTDIARYDIKRDSLSWITDTPQGSEYSPLKIPGKNAVSAIRLDTSGLQRLYEYDIWDGTSSKLLKDLEVGYHVWYNSDIVVSSVLAEGQMDLVVSNLRDGTNRTVQRNVGRSLHRIPKAAVPLPNSSEDEKEQQSDLISFISKENEPWEIRSLDPITGDVQKITDMYEHTDDMAWLSHNKIIAADDRVLMQIQPDKQRGWERFLRLEKKEISNISRIAVSPNGKYMALVYEQSPEAIVQNQIEAYNDRDIEAFLNSYTQDVQVFDYPNTLRYKGKQKLREQYTRFFENAPDLHCEVKNRMVIENKIIDEHYITANGRNFTAAAIYEIENGKIAKVTFLL; encoded by the coding sequence ATGAGAATAATCTTTACACTACTACTCCTTTCATTACAAACGGCCCTTCTCGCCCAGACCAATACCGAAGTGTACCTTTTGGATGTCAATATGGTGGATCGAAAGACCGAGCTGGTCGATCCAAGAAATATCTCCAACAGTGAGGGCTACGATAACCAGCCATCGTTCTATGATGGACAGACCCTGTTGTTTTCATCCACTAGAAACGGACAGACCGATATTGCCCGCTACGATATTAAGCGAGATTCCCTGTCGTGGATTACCGACACCCCTCAAGGCAGTGAGTATTCCCCCTTGAAAATTCCCGGAAAAAATGCGGTGTCGGCCATCCGTCTGGACACCAGCGGATTGCAACGGCTTTATGAGTACGACATTTGGGACGGCACCTCCTCTAAATTGCTCAAAGATTTAGAAGTGGGTTACCATGTCTGGTATAATAGCGACATTGTGGTATCTTCGGTCTTGGCCGAGGGGCAAATGGATCTAGTGGTTTCCAATTTAAGGGACGGTACCAACCGAACGGTACAGCGAAACGTTGGCCGATCTTTGCATCGTATTCCCAAAGCGGCGGTTCCGCTTCCCAATAGCTCGGAAGACGAGAAAGAACAGCAATCCGATCTTATCAGCTTTATCAGTAAGGAGAACGAGCCATGGGAAATCCGCTCCCTAGACCCGATAACCGGTGATGTTCAAAAGATAACCGACATGTATGAGCACACCGATGATATGGCTTGGTTGTCCCACAACAAGATTATCGCGGCCGACGACCGCGTTCTGATGCAGATACAACCGGACAAACAAAGGGGATGGGAGCGTTTCTTACGTCTTGAAAAGAAGGAAATCAGTAATATCAGTCGAATAGCCGTAAGTCCCAATGGCAAATATATGGCCCTGGTCTATGAGCAATCCCCCGAAGCTATCGTCCAAAATCAAATCGAGGCCTACAATGATAGGGATATTGAAGCTTTTTTAAACAGCTATACCCAAGACGTACAGGTCTTCGACTACCCCAATACGCTGCGGTATAAGGGAAAACAAAAGCTGCGCGAGCAATACACCCGATTCTTTGAGAATGCTCCCGACCTTCATTGCGAGGTCAAAAATCGAATGGTCATCGAAAATAAAATTATCGATGAGCATTATATCACCGCAAATGGTAGAAATTTTACTGCCGCTGCCATTTACGAGATAGAAAACGGAAAGATAGCGAAAGTAACCTTTCTCCTATAA
- a CDS encoding M28 family metallopeptidase — translation MIRTFLSLNLLFCTMYGFAQTDQRIYDIIDAVSAERIEKDVSKLAGFGTRHTLSDTVSDTRGIGAARRWIKAEFEKISQACSSCLDVSYQKNSIKKGDNDRIVKDVEIVNVLAVKRGSKYPNRYILMSGDIDSRVSDPNNFTSDSPGANDNASGMAGTLEAARVLSDYDFENSILFVGLSGEEQGLYGGKGLAAHAKKEGWEIIGILNNDMIGNIKGVDGIVSNTDFRIFSEPVPPTETEEERKARRFYGGEVDGISRQLARYVHKTTETYMPQMNPIMIYRLDRFGRGGHHRPFNDAGFAGIRIMEAHENYTQQHQDIRTENGIDYGDKLEYVNFEYARKLTAVNAISLASIAWAPPAPDTVKIGGIVEASAKLQWSKSQGATGYKIYWRDTTSPTWDHSRYVGDVTEFTMEGVVIDNFFFGVAAVGSNGFESVVVFPNGIMR, via the coding sequence ATGATAAGAACATTTCTCTCATTGAACTTGCTTTTTTGCACTATGTACGGCTTCGCCCAGACCGACCAACGTATATACGACATCATCGATGCCGTGTCGGCGGAACGCATCGAAAAAGATGTTTCGAAACTGGCCGGTTTCGGTACCCGCCATACCCTAAGTGATACGGTATCGGACACACGCGGGATAGGCGCTGCAAGACGATGGATAAAAGCGGAGTTCGAGAAGATTTCCCAAGCCTGTAGTAGCTGTTTGGACGTCTCTTATCAGAAAAACAGCATCAAAAAAGGAGATAACGACCGGATTGTCAAAGATGTGGAAATCGTGAATGTGTTGGCGGTCAAACGCGGATCAAAATATCCGAACCGCTATATTTTGATGAGCGGGGATATTGATTCCCGTGTCAGCGATCCCAACAATTTTACCTCCGACTCCCCTGGGGCGAACGATAATGCCAGCGGGATGGCCGGCACCTTGGAAGCGGCAAGGGTATTGTCGGATTACGATTTTGAGAACAGCATTCTTTTCGTGGGATTGTCCGGGGAAGAACAAGGCCTGTACGGCGGAAAGGGATTGGCCGCCCATGCCAAGAAGGAGGGGTGGGAAATTATCGGCATCTTGAACAACGATATGATCGGAAACATCAAAGGCGTTGACGGTATCGTCAGCAACACCGATTTTAGGATATTTTCCGAACCCGTGCCCCCCACCGAAACCGAAGAAGAAAGAAAGGCAAGACGCTTTTACGGGGGCGAGGTCGATGGTATCTCCCGACAACTGGCCCGATACGTACATAAGACCACGGAAACCTATATGCCCCAGATGAACCCCATAATGATCTATCGGCTCGATCGCTTCGGGCGGGGCGGGCACCATCGTCCGTTTAACGATGCAGGTTTTGCCGGTATCCGCATCATGGAAGCGCACGAGAACTACACCCAGCAGCATCAGGACATCCGTACCGAAAACGGCATTGACTACGGGGACAAACTCGAATACGTAAACTTCGAATATGCCCGTAAGCTGACTGCCGTCAACGCTATTTCCCTGGCCTCGATCGCCTGGGCCCCGCCCGCTCCCGACACGGTAAAAATCGGGGGAATCGTCGAAGCTTCGGCAAAATTACAGTGGAGCAAGTCTCAAGGAGCAACGGGCTACAAGATCTATTGGCGCGACACGACCTCCCCGACTTGGGACCATAGCCGGTATGTCGGGGATGTCACGGAATTTACAATGGAGGGGGTAGTAATCGATAATTTTTTCTTCGGGGTGGCCGCGGTCGGGTCGAACGGGTTCGAGAGCGTTGTGGTTTTTCCCAATGGGATTATGCGATGA
- a CDS encoding superoxide dismutase family protein — translation MKTIQLTLLGLLLIGSYSCKETKKDADAAGDTMEENMDAMADESDDMMGEKTLTVEMSPKSGSDVQGTVAFTQNNGEVTMSASFTGLAEGEHAIHIHENADCSADDGTSAGGHWNPTDEQHGKWGDAEGYHTGDIGNMTADADGNATIEFTTDEWCIGCDDDKKNIIGHSVIVHDGADDFTSQPSGAAGSRVSCGEITE, via the coding sequence ATGAAAACTATACAATTAACACTTTTAGGGCTTTTATTAATAGGCTCTTATAGTTGTAAGGAAACAAAGAAAGATGCCGATGCGGCAGGTGACACCATGGAAGAGAACATGGACGCCATGGCCGATGAGTCCGACGACATGATGGGAGAAAAGACACTCACCGTAGAGATGTCGCCCAAAAGCGGGAGCGACGTACAGGGTACGGTCGCATTTACCCAAAACAATGGTGAGGTTACTATGAGCGCCTCCTTTACAGGACTCGCTGAGGGGGAACATGCCATCCATATCCATGAGAATGCGGACTGCTCCGCTGACGATGGAACCTCTGCCGGAGGACATTGGAACCCAACCGATGAGCAACACGGGAAATGGGGCGATGCAGAAGGTTATCACACCGGTGACATAGGCAATATGACCGCCGATGCCGATGGCAATGCCACCATAGAGTTCACCACCGACGAATGGTGTATCGGCTGTGACGATGATAAAAAGAATATTATCGGGCATAGTGTAATTGTGCACGATGGCGCGGACGATTTTACCTCACAACCCAGTGGCGCTGCAGGATCGCGTGTAAGTTGTGGTGAGATCACCGAGTAA
- a CDS encoding amidohydrolase family protein translates to MKKLILLFITISLTACHHAQEQESATATLITDVNIVDVSTGEILENRQVIIDSGKIRSISKTVENRKAYPNKIDAKGKYLMPGLAEMHAHIPQSPISQERIEDVLYLYLSNGITVIRGMLGHPAHLELRAKARQGEILSPRIFTSSPSLNGGTIPTAEEAEKKVTAYSEDGYDFLKIHPGVPLEAFDELVRTANEVDIEFAGHVPVEVGIRHALESKYASIDHVDGFLEGLVPESANVKPDENGFFGFNFTALADTTKIEELVAMAKENEVWIVPTQSLFTKWFAPTDADTMLALPEMKYMPEETLADWRRRKEASTGAGSDFDAAQWEQFDAIRKQLIKGLADDGHGMLLGSDAPQLFNVPGFSIHKEMQDMKEAGMTNLQIIRSGTINPALYFGMEDIFGQVKEGLDADLLLLEANPLQDLTALKDLSGVIRQGKWIPKSEIDEKLSQIARNASKN, encoded by the coding sequence ATGAAAAAACTGATCTTATTGTTTATCACGATTTCCCTGACGGCTTGTCATCACGCTCAGGAGCAGGAAAGCGCCACCGCCACCTTGATTACCGATGTCAATATCGTAGATGTCAGTACAGGGGAAATTTTGGAGAACAGGCAGGTGATCATCGATTCGGGTAAAATCAGGTCCATCTCCAAAACCGTCGAAAATCGAAAAGCCTATCCGAATAAAATCGATGCGAAGGGGAAATATCTGATGCCCGGTCTGGCCGAAATGCACGCCCATATCCCCCAGTCCCCTATCTCACAAGAACGGATAGAAGATGTCCTTTACCTCTATCTTTCCAACGGCATCACGGTCATCCGGGGGATGCTCGGTCATCCCGCGCATTTGGAACTCCGCGCAAAAGCAAGGCAGGGCGAAATCTTAAGTCCCAGGATCTTCACCTCGAGTCCCTCTTTGAACGGCGGCACCATTCCCACAGCGGAAGAGGCCGAGAAAAAAGTCACGGCATACAGCGAGGATGGTTATGACTTCCTAAAAATACATCCGGGAGTGCCTCTCGAAGCTTTCGACGAATTGGTTCGCACCGCTAACGAAGTCGATATCGAGTTCGCCGGCCATGTTCCCGTCGAAGTAGGTATCCGGCACGCCCTCGAAAGCAAATATGCCTCCATTGACCATGTTGATGGGTTTTTAGAGGGGCTGGTACCCGAGTCCGCCAATGTTAAACCTGACGAAAACGGTTTTTTCGGCTTCAATTTTACCGCCTTGGCGGATACCACAAAAATCGAGGAACTGGTTGCCATGGCCAAAGAAAACGAGGTCTGGATCGTACCTACCCAAAGCCTGTTCACCAAGTGGTTCGCGCCTACGGATGCAGATACGATGCTGGCACTTCCTGAAATGAAGTACATGCCCGAAGAGACCTTGGCGGATTGGCGCCGACGCAAAGAAGCGTCCACTGGGGCGGGATCCGACTTCGATGCGGCGCAATGGGAACAGTTCGATGCCATTCGCAAACAGCTCATTAAGGGACTTGCGGATGATGGACACGGCATGCTGCTCGGCTCCGATGCCCCGCAACTTTTCAACGTACCCGGCTTTTCCATCCATAAAGAGATGCAGGACATGAAGGAGGCGGGAATGACAAACCTACAGATCATCCGATCCGGCACCATCAATCCGGCCCTTTACTTCGGGATGGAGGATATTTTCGGACAGGTCAAGGAAGGCCTTGACGCCGACCTACTACTGCTCGAGGCCAATCCGTTACAGGACCTGACAGCGCTAAAAGATCTTTCTGGGGTCATCCGCCAGGGGAAATGGATTCCCAAGTCGGAAATCGATGAAAAATTATCGCAAATAGCCCGAAACGCATCTAAAAACTAA
- a CDS encoding M1 family metallopeptidase, with product MTVTLFGQTFTEQDSLRGSITPEREWWDLNYYDLYVDVDPDRKFISGENTIRYKVLKPRQVLQVDLQPPLNIERVTQEGKDLKVESNGNAHFVHLEKPQKKGDFNEVVVKYSGHPKEAVRAPWDGGFSWATDDNGKDFVATSNQGLGASVWWPNKDHMYDEVDSMLIRVKVPQGLMDVSNGRLRKVDSTSNTYHWFVSNPINNYGVNINIGDYVHFGETYQGEKGPLDMDYYVLRDNLEKAKKQFRDAPKMMEAFEYWFGPYPFYEDSFKLVEVPYLGMEHQSSVTYGNAYKNGYLGRDLSGTGWGLKFDFIIIHEAGHEWFANNITYKDIADMWIHEAFTAYSENLFLDYYYGKEASADYVIGTRSSIANDEPIIGPYGVNQEGSKDMYYKGANMLHTIRQLVDDDEKWRQVLRGLNREFYHQTVTTEQVENYMSEKSGIDLIPVFDQYLRTPNIPIFEYEVDGNELKYRYSNVVKKFEMPLKIEVDGKMHWITPSDQWKTEEFEEDLSTLQVDRNFYVDVSL from the coding sequence ATGACAGTTACACTATTCGGTCAAACCTTTACCGAACAGGACAGTCTTCGCGGCAGTATCACCCCCGAGCGTGAATGGTGGGACCTTAACTATTACGACCTGTATGTCGATGTCGATCCCGATCGAAAATTCATCTCCGGAGAAAATACGATCCGGTACAAGGTTTTAAAGCCCAGGCAAGTGCTTCAGGTCGATCTACAGCCCCCGTTGAACATAGAAAGGGTGACCCAAGAAGGGAAAGACCTCAAGGTGGAGAGCAACGGCAACGCTCATTTTGTACATCTTGAAAAGCCACAGAAAAAAGGAGATTTCAACGAAGTGGTCGTAAAATATTCCGGACATCCCAAGGAAGCCGTCCGCGCTCCGTGGGACGGCGGATTTTCATGGGCCACGGATGACAACGGCAAGGATTTCGTAGCCACCTCCAACCAGGGACTGGGGGCCAGCGTTTGGTGGCCCAACAAAGACCATATGTACGACGAGGTCGATAGCATGCTCATCCGGGTTAAAGTCCCCCAAGGCCTGATGGACGTCTCCAACGGTCGGCTTCGTAAGGTGGACTCAACTAGCAACACCTATCACTGGTTCGTTTCCAACCCGATCAATAATTACGGAGTGAACATCAATATCGGCGACTACGTACATTTCGGGGAAACCTATCAAGGCGAAAAAGGACCGCTCGACATGGACTACTACGTGCTTAGGGACAATTTGGAAAAGGCCAAAAAACAATTTAGGGACGCCCCGAAAATGATGGAGGCCTTCGAATACTGGTTCGGTCCCTACCCGTTTTACGAAGATAGTTTTAAACTGGTAGAAGTTCCCTATCTGGGAATGGAGCACCAAAGCTCCGTCACCTATGGCAACGCGTACAAGAACGGATATTTGGGAAGGGATCTTTCAGGAACGGGATGGGGACTCAAATTTGACTTTATCATCATCCATGAGGCGGGCCATGAATGGTTCGCCAACAACATTACCTACAAGGATATCGCCGATATGTGGATCCACGAAGCCTTTACCGCCTACTCCGAAAACCTGTTCCTGGACTACTATTACGGGAAAGAGGCATCGGCGGATTATGTCATAGGTACCCGGAGCAGTATCGCCAACGACGAACCGATTATCGGTCCCTACGGCGTCAACCAAGAAGGGTCAAAAGACATGTACTACAAGGGGGCCAATATGTTGCACACTATCCGGCAACTGGTCGACGACGACGAAAAATGGCGGCAGGTACTGCGCGGCTTAAACCGGGAATTCTACCATCAGACCGTCACTACCGAACAGGTGGAGAACTACATGTCAGAAAAATCGGGAATCGACCTGATCCCGGTCTTCGACCAGTATTTGCGAACTCCGAATATTCCCATTTTTGAGTACGAGGTAGACGGAAACGAACTAAAATATCGGTATTCCAATGTGGTCAAAAAGTTTGAAATGCCGCTTAAAATAGAGGTGGACGGTAAAATGCATTGGATTACTCCCTCCGATCAGTGGAAAACAGAGGAATTCGAGGAGGATCTTTCTACTTTGCAGGTCGATCGGAACTTCTATGTTGATGTTAGTCTGTAG
- a CDS encoding ThuA domain-containing protein: MKQIAVLTTLILGLILGSCGNQRDGKPEVLVFSKTMGFKHASIPAGIAAIQKLGSENGFEVDTTKNAELFNEDTLGQYSAVIFLSTTMNVLNAEQEAAFERYIQSGGGFVGIHAAADTEYDWGWYNKLVGAQFESHPAGTPEADFIITDNSFPATEFFTDSIWHRADEIYNYKNINPDINVIMTVDESTYEGGTNGDYHPFAWYHEYDGGRAFYTGAGHTDESFSEPLFLEHLLGGIKYAIGDNEKLDYSKAVTQIPPDVDRFSKKQLVVGEFFEPTEMTVLPNNDVLVAQRRGEIMLYEDATKELKQVGALDVYFKTLNTPGVNAEEGLMGLQTDPNYAENHWIYLFYAPSGDEWVNRLSRFKFKDGVFDKTSEQVILDVDSQREICCHTGGSIAFGPDNLLYLSTGDNSTPFNEKGVEYVNSGYAPLNDIPGHEQYDARRSSGNTNDLRGKILRIKVNEDGSYDIPEGNLFAPGTEKTRPEIYTMGHRNPYRISVDPKKGYVYWGDVGPDARVDSLETRGPRGYDEMNQAREAGNYGWPLFIGDNKAYVDFDYETGESGITFDPERPINDSKNNTGLRELPPAQPAYAFYPYAETSEFPQVGSGGRNAMAGPTYYSDQYPDGGGLPDYYDGKVIIYDWMRGWMKAVTLFDDGSFNKMEPFASDISLNNLIDMELGPDGRVYLLEYGSGWFSKNDDSALSFIEYNGGNRPPLIDHLIVDKTSGQLPLSVTAKVDAKDREGDALTYIWNLGNGETKETKDPEVSYTYKDAGNYKISVTVRDGKGEAANSEVTSVVAGNSRPEVAIDLNGGNSSFFLEGVPINYSVTAKDPDGTDIDPDHLFVSVDYLESYDKQNQSLGHQQVSAAVTGRALTQGMDCKTCHKEDEASIGPNYLDIAMKYKDKPEASGYLQNKIIAGGGGVWGEVVMPAHPDVSKEETRQIVEYIMSLANDSGKEKSMPASGTIRPNPKQGDNVLVLTASYTDEGAEGTIPLTGVTSVALQGSTVSFSDKTKADGFTAVQFDGQDLLIVPNSEGWFALEDVDLTGVKAAILTAGWQEAPKTGLEFEMHLNAPDGELLGKGSMPKPEGGQPGGRIAIELETEKEVKADEIYFVYKPKEGEERGGSPVALTNVRFEAK, encoded by the coding sequence ATGAAACAAATTGCAGTTCTTACCACTTTAATCCTAGGCCTGATCCTGGGCAGTTGCGGAAATCAGCGCGACGGAAAGCCCGAAGTGCTGGTCTTCTCGAAAACCATGGGCTTTAAACACGCTTCGATCCCTGCCGGAATCGCCGCTATTCAGAAGCTGGGCAGTGAAAACGGATTCGAGGTCGATACCACGAAAAATGCGGAATTGTTCAACGAGGATACCCTCGGCCAATATTCTGCCGTCATTTTTTTGAGTACCACCATGAATGTACTCAATGCGGAACAAGAGGCCGCTTTTGAGCGCTATATTCAGTCAGGGGGCGGTTTTGTCGGCATCCATGCGGCGGCCGATACCGAATACGATTGGGGCTGGTACAACAAACTGGTCGGGGCGCAGTTCGAGAGCCATCCAGCAGGGACGCCCGAAGCGGATTTTATCATTACCGATAACAGCTTTCCCGCCACTGAATTCTTTACCGATTCTATTTGGCACAGGGCAGACGAGATCTATAACTACAAGAATATCAATCCCGATATCAACGTCATCATGACCGTTGACGAATCGACCTATGAAGGTGGTACGAACGGGGATTATCATCCATTCGCCTGGTACCATGAATACGACGGGGGCCGTGCCTTTTATACGGGAGCGGGACATACCGACGAGAGCTTTTCGGAGCCCCTGTTCCTCGAACATCTTCTCGGCGGCATCAAATACGCCATCGGTGACAATGAAAAATTGGATTATAGCAAGGCGGTCACCCAAATTCCGCCCGATGTGGACCGGTTTTCCAAAAAACAGCTGGTGGTCGGCGAGTTCTTTGAACCCACGGAAATGACCGTATTGCCCAACAACGACGTACTGGTCGCACAACGGCGGGGCGAGATCATGCTGTACGAAGACGCTACCAAAGAACTGAAGCAAGTAGGGGCCCTAGATGTGTATTTCAAGACGTTGAACACGCCCGGGGTCAATGCCGAGGAAGGCCTGATGGGACTTCAAACGGACCCTAACTATGCCGAGAATCATTGGATATACTTGTTTTATGCCCCTTCCGGGGATGAATGGGTGAACCGGCTTTCGCGCTTTAAATTTAAGGACGGAGTCTTCGACAAAACGTCCGAGCAGGTGATTTTGGATGTGGACTCCCAACGGGAAATCTGTTGCCATACCGGGGGATCGATCGCCTTCGGTCCCGATAACCTCCTTTATCTCTCCACCGGTGACAACTCCACGCCTTTCAATGAAAAGGGAGTAGAATACGTAAACAGTGGTTATGCGCCCTTGAACGACATTCCGGGACACGAACAGTACGATGCGCGACGTTCCTCGGGCAACACCAACGACCTGCGGGGGAAAATCCTTCGTATAAAAGTCAATGAAGACGGTAGCTACGATATTCCCGAGGGCAATCTTTTCGCTCCCGGCACCGAAAAGACGCGTCCCGAAATATATACCATGGGACACCGAAATCCCTATCGGATTTCCGTAGATCCCAAAAAAGGATATGTCTATTGGGGCGATGTAGGGCCCGATGCCAGGGTTGATAGCCTGGAAACGCGCGGACCTCGGGGCTATGATGAAATGAACCAGGCCCGGGAGGCGGGCAATTACGGCTGGCCACTTTTTATCGGAGATAACAAAGCCTATGTGGATTTCGACTACGAGACCGGGGAAAGTGGGATCACTTTCGATCCCGAAAGACCGATCAACGATTCAAAAAACAATACGGGCCTCCGGGAACTGCCCCCCGCGCAGCCCGCGTACGCCTTTTATCCGTATGCCGAAACCTCCGAGTTTCCCCAAGTGGGCTCCGGAGGAAGAAACGCCATGGCGGGACCTACCTATTATTCCGATCAATACCCCGACGGGGGCGGCCTTCCCGACTATTACGATGGCAAGGTCATTATCTACGATTGGATGCGCGGTTGGATGAAGGCCGTCACGCTCTTCGATGACGGTTCTTTTAATAAGATGGAGCCTTTTGCTTCCGATATCTCCCTGAACAACCTGATCGATATGGAACTAGGGCCTGATGGTCGGGTCTATCTGTTGGAATACGGTAGCGGCTGGTTTTCTAAGAACGATGACTCCGCGCTGAGCTTTATCGAATACAACGGCGGAAACAGACCGCCCTTGATCGACCATTTGATCGTGGACAAGACATCGGGCCAACTGCCCTTGTCGGTCACCGCAAAAGTCGATGCGAAGGATCGCGAAGGTGATGCCCTCACCTATATCTGGAATTTGGGCAACGGGGAGACCAAAGAAACCAAGGATCCTGAAGTATCCTATACGTATAAGGACGCAGGTAACTATAAAATCTCGGTGACCGTTAGGGACGGGAAGGGCGAAGCTGCGAATAGTGAAGTCACTTCCGTGGTAGCTGGAAATTCAAGACCGGAAGTCGCTATCGATCTGAACGGGGGCAATTCGTCGTTCTTTCTAGAAGGGGTTCCCATTAACTATTCCGTTACGGCCAAGGACCCCGATGGAACCGACATCGATCCCGACCATCTTTTCGTTTCCGTAGATTATCTTGAAAGCTACGATAAACAGAATCAGTCCCTAGGGCACCAGCAAGTTTCCGCTGCGGTTACGGGTAGAGCCTTGACCCAGGGCATGGACTGCAAGACCTGCCATAAGGAAGACGAGGCGTCTATCGGACCGAACTACCTTGATATCGCCATGAAGTACAAAGATAAGCCCGAGGCATCGGGTTATCTTCAGAATAAGATTATCGCCGGGGGCGGAGGCGTTTGGGGCGAGGTGGTCATGCCCGCCCATCCCGATGTGAGCAAAGAGGAAACCCGTCAGATCGTAGAATATATCATGTCGTTGGCGAACGATTCGGGTAAAGAAAAGTCGATGCCTGCATCAGGAACCATACGACCTAACCCAAAACAGGGGGACAATGTACTGGTCCTGACTGCCAGCTATACCGATGAAGGGGCAGAAGGCACGATTCCGTTGACCGGGGTTACCTCGGTTGCCCTGCAGGGGAGTACCGTTAGCTTTTCGGACAAAACAAAGGCCGATGGCTTTACCGCGGTGCAATTTGACGGCCAAGATTTATTGATAGTTCCCAATTCGGAGGGTTGGTTCGCCCTGGAAGATGTAGATCTTACAGGGGTCAAAGCGGCCATTTTAACGGCAGGATGGCAGGAAGCACCCAAAACCGGACTCGAATTCGAGATGCATTTAAACGCCCCCGATGGTGAGCTTTTAGGCAAAGGCAGCATGCCCAAACCCGAAGGAGGACAACCCGGAGGTAGAATAGCCATCGAATTGGAGACAGAAAAGGAGGTGAAAGCCGATGAAATCTACTTTGTATACAAACCAAAAGAAGGAGAAGAAAGGGGAGGATCCCCCGTTGCCCTGACGAATGTTCGGTTTGAAGCGAAGTAA